One Nodosilinea sp. FACHB-141 DNA segment encodes these proteins:
- a CDS encoding glycosyltransferase: MIPPSQLQKLEPCPSGLLQIEPLPALAGDDGVALQALTLSLAIPTYNEGQNIGPLVERLVTLLDSAIPQDYELIVVDDNSPDLTWNTALELQATYPQVRVLRRQDERGLSSAVIRGWQSARGRILGVIDADLQHPPEVLLGLLKAIQQGADLAVGSRHVEGGGVSEWSLARRVLSRGAQTVGLLLLPRVVGRVSDPMSGYFMVQRKAIAGPLLNPKGYKILLEVLGRGTIDTIAEVGYVFQERQEGASKVTWRQYIDYIHHLLRLRLGGRLSQLHQRFPMQRFVRFGVVGLSGVVVDMVILYLLHSPLGLPLTRSKIGAAEVAIINNFIWNDAWTFADISMLQQGWSARLKRFLKFNLVCLAGLVLNVLVLNVIYNLVFDQRWPYLANLVAIAIVTFWNFWLNLKLSWRVTQVK; this comes from the coding sequence ATGATTCCCCCATCCCAATTGCAAAAGCTTGAGCCTTGCCCCAGCGGCCTATTGCAAATTGAGCCGTTGCCAGCTCTAGCTGGGGATGATGGGGTTGCGCTACAAGCCCTAACCTTGTCCTTAGCTATACCTACCTACAACGAAGGCCAGAACATTGGCCCCCTAGTGGAACGCCTGGTCACACTACTCGACAGCGCGATTCCTCAAGACTACGAGCTGATTGTGGTTGACGACAACAGCCCTGACCTGACCTGGAATACAGCTCTAGAATTGCAGGCTACCTATCCCCAGGTGCGAGTGCTGCGACGGCAGGATGAGCGAGGCCTGTCTTCGGCGGTAATTCGCGGCTGGCAGAGCGCCCGAGGGCGCATTTTAGGGGTGATCGACGCTGATTTGCAGCATCCCCCAGAGGTGCTTCTGGGGCTGTTGAAAGCCATTCAGCAAGGGGCTGATTTGGCGGTGGGCAGTCGCCACGTCGAGGGCGGCGGCGTTAGCGAGTGGAGCCTGGCGCGGCGAGTGCTGTCGCGGGGGGCGCAGACGGTGGGTCTGCTGCTGCTGCCCCGGGTGGTGGGTCGAGTGAGCGACCCCATGAGTGGCTACTTTATGGTGCAGCGGAAGGCGATCGCCGGACCTCTGCTCAACCCCAAGGGCTACAAGATTTTGCTAGAGGTGCTGGGGCGCGGCACCATCGACACCATCGCCGAGGTGGGCTACGTCTTTCAGGAGCGGCAGGAGGGGGCGAGCAAGGTCACCTGGCGCCAGTACATCGACTACATTCACCACCTGCTGCGGCTGCGGCTGGGGGGGCGGTTGTCACAGCTGCACCAGCGCTTTCCTATGCAGCGATTTGTGCGCTTTGGCGTGGTCGGGCTCAGCGGCGTGGTAGTGGATATGGTGATTCTCTACCTGTTGCACAGCCCCCTAGGGCTACCCCTGACCCGCAGCAAAATTGGGGCGGCCGAAGTAGCAATTATCAACAACTTTATTTGGAATGACGCCTGGACCTTTGCCGATATCAGCATGTTGCAACAGGGCTGGTCGGCCCGGCTAAAGCGGTTTCTTAAGTTCAACCTGGTATGTCTGGCGGGGCTGGTGCTGAATGTGCTGGTGCTCAACGTGATCTACAACCTGGTGTTTGACCAGCGCTGGCCCTACCTGGCAAATCTGGTGGCGATCGCGATTGTCACTTTCTGGAACTTCTGGCTCAACCTCAAGCTGAGCTGGCGGGTGACGCAGGTGAAATAG
- a CDS encoding SH3 domain-containing protein, translating to MKLKTLAVALLSTAVAVGLSMSAAFAQVAEVNIDSLNVRSGPGLNHSVRGTIPRGAQAKIIQTQGDWLYVVTGPIEGWVYAPYVTVLDQPGPGIDSPVTTVMVCNGTNRTTARVYRQNGELKLRVHDRLDNLTWLDVPARLETGSGATTYINIRGEQTTRVLQSQSSPANCSIQTTNRPIEAGVVTEIEQP from the coding sequence ATGAAACTCAAAACCCTGGCTGTTGCCCTGCTCTCCACCGCTGTTGCCGTTGGCCTATCCATGTCTGCGGCCTTTGCCCAGGTCGCCGAGGTCAACATCGATAGTCTCAACGTGCGCTCTGGTCCCGGCCTTAACCACAGTGTTCGCGGCACCATACCCAGGGGTGCCCAGGCCAAGATCATTCAAACCCAAGGAGACTGGCTCTATGTTGTTACCGGCCCGATTGAGGGTTGGGTCTACGCCCCCTACGTCACCGTTTTGGATCAGCCAGGGCCGGGCATCGACTCTCCGGTAACCACCGTCATGGTCTGCAATGGCACTAACCGCACGACGGCCCGCGTGTACCGCCAAAACGGCGAGCTCAAGCTGCGGGTGCACGATCGCCTCGACAACCTCACCTGGCTCGATGTCCCCGCCCGGTTGGAAACTGGCTCTGGGGCCACAACTTACATCAACATTCGCGGTGAGCAAACGACTCGGGTGCTCCAAAGCCAAAGCTCCCCGGCCAACTGCTCGATTCAAACTACCAATCGCCCCATAGAGGCTGGGGTGGTGACCGAAATAGAGCAGCCCTAG
- a CDS encoding carbohydrate ABC transporter permease, which yields MPNRKQQPIVQSLTRWPHWRNLGIYVLLLAIAVIMVFPLLWLLSTSFKGSAENLLANPPQLLPQQPTLANYRQVWQSNPFGQYFLNSTVVAVLTVAANLLLCSLAAYPLARLSFLGRDTLLALIVATIMIPFQVVMIPLYILAVNLGLRNTYLGLVLPYLASAFGIFLMRQAFQGVPKELEEAARMDGCSDLGIWWNVMLPATRPALVTLGIFVFIGTWSEFLWPLILLDRPERYTLPLGVARLAGSFSLDWRLIAAGSILSVLPAIVVFVLLQRYIVPTETGSGVKG from the coding sequence ATGCCCAATCGTAAGCAGCAACCCATAGTTCAATCCCTTACCCGGTGGCCTCACTGGCGCAACTTGGGTATTTATGTATTGCTGTTGGCGATCGCCGTGATCATGGTTTTCCCGTTGCTATGGCTGCTCAGCACATCCTTCAAAGGATCAGCGGAGAATCTGCTAGCAAACCCACCCCAGCTCCTGCCCCAGCAGCCAACCTTGGCTAACTACCGACAGGTATGGCAGTCAAACCCCTTTGGTCAATATTTCCTCAACAGCACCGTGGTGGCGGTGCTGACGGTGGCAGCAAACCTGCTGCTGTGCTCGCTAGCAGCCTATCCCCTGGCACGGCTATCGTTCTTGGGCCGCGATACCTTGCTGGCACTGATTGTGGCCACCATCATGATTCCGTTTCAGGTGGTGATGATACCGCTGTATATTTTGGCGGTCAATTTGGGCCTGCGGAACACATACCTAGGGCTAGTGCTGCCCTACCTGGCCTCGGCCTTTGGCATTTTTCTCATGCGTCAGGCATTTCAGGGCGTGCCCAAGGAGCTAGAAGAAGCCGCTCGCATGGATGGCTGCTCTGACCTCGGCATCTGGTGGAATGTCATGCTGCCCGCCACTCGCCCTGCCCTAGTAACGCTCGGGATCTTTGTGTTCATTGGCACCTGGAGCGAGTTTCTTTGGCCCCTGATTTTGCTCGATCGCCCCGAGCGTTACACCCTACCCCTAGGTGTCGCCCGGCTAGCGGGCAGCTTCTCCCTCGACTGGCGGCTGATTGCGGCTGGGTCGATTTTGTCGGTGCTGCCCGCCATAGTGGTGTTTGTGCTGCTACAGCGCTACATTGTGCCCACGGAGACAGGGAGTGGGGTCAAGGGGTAG
- a CDS encoding Tab2/Atab2 family RNA-binding protein — translation MGTVWELDFYSRPVLDENGKKLWEVLLCEGLVGTGAKADQLFRYSKFLPSSDVNSIVLKGAIEEAIAEATSQGIAPPSRIRYFRYQMQNMILRACEDAGIPARPSRRTVALQRWLSDRNQTVYPQMEGYTSAPSPFVAAPPPSPQALPDALLGQQWTFVTLEAAAFDDLPDWEIDFGESFPLDMVNLAPNTPIPGLLIFSPRATALAAWMSGLELAYWRIESSKTPQIILETGASDSWVLAGLPGPKLLAEAQAFEAAKAKANQVHFIGIQDSRESESFAGFWLLQELLLG, via the coding sequence ATGGGCACCGTGTGGGAACTCGACTTTTACTCCCGGCCCGTGCTGGATGAAAATGGCAAAAAACTTTGGGAAGTGCTGCTCTGCGAAGGGTTAGTTGGCACCGGAGCGAAAGCCGATCAGCTGTTTCGCTACAGCAAGTTTTTGCCCAGCAGCGACGTCAACTCTATTGTGCTCAAGGGAGCGATCGAGGAGGCGATCGCTGAGGCCACTAGCCAGGGCATCGCTCCCCCCAGCCGCATTCGGTACTTTCGCTACCAAATGCAAAACATGATTCTGCGAGCTTGTGAAGACGCAGGCATTCCGGCTCGGCCCAGCCGTCGCACCGTAGCCTTGCAGCGGTGGTTGAGCGATCGCAACCAAACCGTGTACCCCCAGATGGAGGGCTACACCAGCGCTCCTTCCCCCTTCGTAGCAGCGCCACCCCCGAGCCCCCAGGCTCTACCCGATGCCCTGCTGGGGCAGCAGTGGACCTTTGTCACCCTTGAAGCCGCCGCCTTTGACGATCTACCCGATTGGGAGATTGACTTTGGGGAATCCTTTCCGCTAGACATGGTGAATCTAGCCCCCAATACCCCAATACCCGGACTGCTGATTTTCTCCCCCCGCGCCACCGCCCTCGCCGCCTGGATGTCGGGCCTAGAGTTAGCCTACTGGCGCATAGAATCCAGCAAAACTCCCCAAATCATTCTGGAAACCGGAGCCTCCGATAGTTGGGTTTTGGCAGGTCTGCCTGGCCCTAAGCTGCTGGCTGAGGCCCAAGCCTTTGAAGCTGCCAAAGCCAAGGCCAACCAGGTACACTTCATTGGCATCCAAGACAGCCGCGAGAGTGAATCTTTCGCCGGATTTTGGCTGCTGCAAGAGCTGCTTTTGGGGTAG